The Bacteroidota bacterium genome includes the window AGCGCAAGACGAACTTCAGGACATCCTTCATTATCTGCAGGGCCGGGTTTATCAGGACACAAATCAATTTTATCCATCACACCATCACCATCACGATCAGGGCATCCTTTGAATGCAGGCAGTCCCGGTTCATCCGGACAATCGTCGTCTTTGTCAATGATTCCGTCACCATCTTTATCAGGACATCCGTTGAATTGCGGCAAGCCCGGATCATCAGGACATGCATCCTGTTTGTCAGTAATTCCATCACCATCTTTATCAGGGCAACCATTGAGTGATTTCAATCCCGGATCATCCGGACAGAGATCTTCAGAATCCTGCACATGATCGCCATCGCGGTCAGGACATCCCAGGAATTCCCACACACCGGGAACATCAATGCATTTATCTTTTTTATTGGAGACTTTGTCTTTGTCCCTGTCTTTCGGTTCGCGATAAAGTATTGGAACATGAATTCCGAAATAAAAATCGGCGCCGTAAATTGTTTTACTCTTACTGAAATATGGCGCGAGCGAAGTGGTACCCATGAACAGCGGCCCTAATCGCACACACGCACCCACATTGAAATTTTTATATTGGTTGTAAGAGAACGGAATCATCACACCAAACCATTTCCAGTCCCAGCGCGGAGTGATCGCAATGTAACTCAGGTCATGAACTTTATTCGGATTTAATCTCCACTGCACCGCGTACGCCCAATTCATATTTACATACACATCTTTCCAGATCTGGTAATCCACATCGCCACGAAAAGCCAGCGGAAGATTTACGCGATAAGTATTGGGAGAAGAAATAGAACCGAAACGATTTCGGATCGTATCGTCCCACGCCTGCACGGGCCCCATGTACTGATTTCCTCCTGTGGTGTCACCCTTGAAATTCAGATTGTGCACATTCCACATATTAATGTCGGCAACAAAATTGTTACTCAGTTTGCCGCGATCATATTTGATGGAACCGATATCAGTGATAGACATTCCGGCGCGCAACTTGTATTTATTTTTTGAACGCATCCACAGATCTGTTTCTCCGTCCATATCGTATTTGTATTTCTGGTAATCGGGCCGCCATTCGTAAACAACACCGATGTCGAGACCAATACCCGGATGAGAAACAGATTTTTCTATATAGTCGCTGGCGGTGGATCCTTTTGGAAAATCGAAATTGGTGCTGTGCCCATATTGAATGTGCGAATTGAAAAATGTAAGCGTGTCTTCATTATTGGTGAGGTACTTTAGATTATCGGCGAAAAGATAAACGCTTCCCAAACCGAAAAGCAATTTAGGGCGCACACCAACTTTCAGAAAATTTGCTTTGTCGTCCACAAGAACACGCGCGTAATCAAAACCGATCTCGTGCCACGCCATGAATTGTAAACTGAGATGATCATTAGTGAATTGTTGCGTCCACAAAGAAGAATCCTTGAAACCGGTGTAAGCCAATTTTGCCAATGGCTGTTCCACACCATCGAGATTCATGTACGAACGGAATTCGCCGGTAATGGAGAGTGCGCTTTTACTATCGATCGTGATCATGAACGAGAGAGGCATCATGGCGCGCGTACCCAGGAAAACAGATTTTTTATCGCTGTTATCGCGCGTTGTCATATAATCGTCCTGGAAATTTTTATCGTTGAATGCAGGAAAGCCGGCTGAATCTTTAAGCGCGCCGAAAAAAGAACCGTTGTGCGCAAATGCAGTTTTGCTCATGCCCGCATAATTATTCTGCAACTGCATTCCCATCGCGAAAACATTCACGTCGAGCTTCATGCGGTTGTCGGCAATGTAAGACGGGTTGAAGTCAGTGGAATAAACGCCGGAATAATTGCTGTAGGCGTAATCGCTCATGATCTGCGCGCGCATGCCGAACGGGAGCGCGGAGAGGAGCGTGAGTGCGAGAAGAATTTTTTTCATGAAATTTCCGGTGTGCAATGGAAGACGAAAGATAGGAAAATTCGGGGGAGAAATCTTTCTTTTTAGTGCCTTGACTTGCACCACCTGTTAACTTATCTTTCTTGAACAAATGAAGAATTGCGTACAATCTCAAAAAGTGGATGAACTACAAAGTGAAAAAAATAAAAGTAGTTGCGATGGAGTTGAGGAATCCCGAAGTATCGGGAGAAATTCAGAAGACGATGAACAATTTTTTTTCGGTTTATGAACATTATTTTCCCCTGGAAAATATTTTCAGTTTGTCATTAACAGGAAAAATTGTGTTGTGAACTTCGGAGGAGCGGGAGTGAGACGCAATATCCAGCAGAAT containing:
- a CDS encoding OmpA family protein — protein: MKKILLALTLLSALPFGMRAQIMSDYAYSNYSGVYSTDFNPSYIADNRMKLDVNVFAMGMQLQNNYAGMSKTAFAHNGSFFGALKDSAGFPAFNDKNFQDDYMTTRDNSDKKSVFLGTRAMMPLSFMITIDSKSALSITGEFRSYMNLDGVEQPLAKLAYTGFKDSSLWTQQFTNDHLSLQFMAWHEIGFDYARVLVDDKANFLKVGVRPKLLFGLGSVYLFADNLKYLTNNEDTLTFFNSHIQYGHSTNFDFPKGSTASDYIEKSVSHPGIGLDIGVVYEWRPDYQKYKYDMDGETDLWMRSKNKYKLRAGMSITDIGSIKYDRGKLSNNFVADINMWNVHNLNFKGDTTGGNQYMGPVQAWDDTIRNRFGSISSPNTYRVNLPLAFRGDVDYQIWKDVYVNMNWAYAVQWRLNPNKVHDLSYIAITPRWDWKWFGVMIPFSYNQYKNFNVGACVRLGPLFMGTTSLAPYFSKSKTIYGADFYFGIHVPILYREPKDRDKDKVSNKKDKCIDVPGVWEFLGCPDRDGDHVQDSEDLCPDDPGLKSLNGCPDKDGDGITDKQDACPDDPGLPQFNGCPDKDGDGIIDKDDDCPDEPGLPAFKGCPDRDGDGVMDKIDLCPDKPGPADNEGCPEVRLALVDLAGQSLQSVRQAKDGSFTYESLPKDSLCVFRLDGDPDKTMGVNEVKVIVNGLAKRAVRSQADGLFRFEIPKPVGNGLQKMDIPDVAVTLTKEQQEVVKKAFDNLEFETAKAIIRPGSLPDLDTLAQLLKKHSEWSLKISGHTDNEGTPADNLKLSQRRAEAVKNYLVSKGVPANHLKTEWFGQTRPIASNATPEGRQKNRRVEMLIIDYTKPESGGTQTKTPVKTPAKKPAGGTKPK